Within Pseudomonas brassicacearum, the genomic segment GACTTCCAGCGAGCCGGCCTGGCACACGCGACCGATATCGTTGCGACACAGGTCGATGAGCATCAGGTGTTCGGCGCGCTCCTTCTCGGAGCGGGTCAGCTCCAGGACCAATTCAGTCGGATCGACGCCAGGCTTCTTGCCCACGGTGCCGGCGATCGGGCGCATCTCGATCAAGTCGTCCTTGATCCTGACGAACAGCTCGGGACTGGCGCCGATCAGGTCGATGCCGCCCACGTGGGCCAGGTACATATAGGGGGAAGGGTTGCGCAGGCGCAGGTTCTGGTACACATCGAACGGCGAAACCTGCGAGCGGATGCGAATCTCATGGCCGAGCTGGATCTGGTAGACGTCGCCGGCGCGGATGTGCTCCATCGCCACTTCGACACGCTCGACGAATTGCTCCGGCGTCACCGTGCGCTCTTCCTCGAAGGCCTCAGGGTACGGTAGTGGAGCCAGCGCCTCGGATGCCGGGGTTGTGCTCAGGAAAGGGTAGTCCTCCAACGTACGGGGTGACCACAGATCGTGGTTGTTGATCAGGGTTTCGACGATGCCGTTGCTGTGGAAATAAACCAGGGTCTGATAGACCGACAGGGCAATGAGCGGGTAGTCGTAGGTCTGTTTGGCCAGATCGGGAAGTCGCTCGATCAGGCGAACGCAGTCGTAGGAGAAATAGCCGAAGAAGGCCAGGCTGGCAGGGGCATTGGACGCAGGCTGGAACGTTGCCTGGATAGCCCGGAGCAGGTTCCACGCTGCCTCGCTGTCGGGTAGATGGATCTTGTGTTCCTGATCGACCTGCATGCCCGCTTGCCGCAGGCTGGCGGACAAATGTTCACACAGGGCGGGGCAGCCTCGCAGTTGGGCCTGGCCCTCATCGATACACACTTCGAAAAGCGGTTCGAGGCCGATGATCGTCGCCCGGCGATCGCGGCTTGGGCCGGACAGTGATTCAAGAATGAAAACAGACTCGCGACCCAGTTGTTCCAATGCATTTGCATATATGCCAAGTGCATCCGTAGGTCGACGTTCTTCGCGACGAAGAACATTCACGCCAATTAAATTTTTATTCACGGTTAATACCATTTTCAAGGTGCAACGATTCAGGCACTCCATTAAGAGAGCGCCACGGGAATATAAAGCGCGCAGGCACTTTAAATACGTGTTGACGGATATCCTGAATAGACGGGGCGGACGCTTTTCATGTCGTGCGCACTACGAGGCGTGCAATGGATTGCAGCCAGGCGAAGCGCAGGGCACAAGGCGCGAGCGCCTTCGATTCAGTGGGGAAAGATCAGGACGTTGCTGGCAAGCAGCAGACAGGCTCCGGTCTTCGCTGGATTAGCGACGCCAGATATTGCTTTTGAAGATGGCCAGAATGGCCCGGGAACAGCTGTCGGGATAGCTGTGGGAGGAACTGATAGCAGAAAGGTGATAGTACATTTTTAGACATCCCAGTCTTGGCTAAGCACTGCGGGAATAATTGGCAGTGCGGCGAAATTACCAGCGTGCCCTAGGGCTGTCAACTGCTGAGGGAATATTAATCTTTCATGCATTTCTGAATAGCGACGGGGCGAAGCGCTATCCCTACGCGTATGTAACCGCGCGTGCTTTTAACAAGAAACGGGTGCGCGCACAACTGTGCAATAGCGCAGCT encodes:
- a CDS encoding anthranilate synthase component I family protein; translation: MNKNLIGVNVLRREERRPTDALGIYANALEQLGRESVFILESLSGPSRDRRATIIGLEPLFEVCIDEGQAQLRGCPALCEHLSASLRQAGMQVDQEHKIHLPDSEAAWNLLRAIQATFQPASNAPASLAFFGYFSYDCVRLIERLPDLAKQTYDYPLIALSVYQTLVYFHSNGIVETLINNHDLWSPRTLEDYPFLSTTPASEALAPLPYPEAFEEERTVTPEQFVERVEVAMEHIRAGDVYQIQLGHEIRIRSQVSPFDVYQNLRLRNPSPYMYLAHVGGIDLIGASPELFVRIKDDLIEMRPIAGTVGKKPGVDPTELVLELTRSEKERAEHLMLIDLCRNDIGRVCQAGSLEVDEFMLVEEYSHLYHMVSNVRGLLRPGLDAYDVIKASFPAGTMSGAPKVRAMELIEGMESNRRGIYAGALGLVGFDGSVNTALCIRSTVFDEGTYHLRASAGVVADSVPELEWKETLYKMGSVYRAVTGQEIAL